The Streptomyces sp. BHT-5-2 genomic interval CGCCCTCGCCGCCGCCCCGCCCGCCACCTCGTACCTCGCCGCGGGCAGGGCCGGGGCCATGCACGGCGACACCGCCTCCTCGGACACCACGCCCCGCCGCGTCACCGGGGTGGTGCGGATCGCGCCGCGGTAGCCCGCACGCGACGGCGCCCGGCCGTCCCCACGGGGCGCGGCCGGGCGCGACGGCGGTCATGCCGTGCGGCGGACCGTCAGTACTCGTCGCCCTCGTAGTAGTTGTTGACGACCACCTCGGGCTCGTCGTCGTCGAACGCCTCGTTCAGCAGCGCGCCGCCCACGAGGCCGGCGGCACCGGCGCCGATCAGCGCGCCGGCGCCGAAGCGCCGGCCGCCGCCCTGCTGGTGGTCCGGCTGCTGCGGGTAGCCCTGCTGGGGGTAGCCCGGCTGCGCCTGCTGCGGGTAGCCCGGCTGGGCCGCCTGCGGATAGCCGGCCTGGGCCGGGGTGTAGAACGGCGGCGCGGTGGTCTGCACCCGCTGTGCGCAACCGCCGCAGGTCTGGATCTGCCGCGGCACGCCCCACTGCGGGGACCACATCACGGGCGTCATCCCGGGGCCGTGGTTGGGGTCGAAGAAGCAGGTCATGTCGGAACTTCCTGTCGGTTGCGGTGATGTGCCAGAGGTGCGGCCCGATCCGGCCGGGACCGCTCCGGCGGCGGTCGCCACGGCCACGGACGTCGCCGTGGGCGTGGGCGGTGCCGGCGGGGCGGCGGGGCCGGTGGGCGTTGTGGGGGCCGCGGGGGCCGGGTCGGAGCGCAGTACGTCGACGCCGTAGTCCTGCGCGATGCCGGCGAGCCCGGAGGCGTAGCCCTGCCCGATGGCACGGAACTTCCAGTCTGTGCCGTGGCGGTACAGCTCGCCGAAGACCATGGCGGTCTCGGTGGCGGCCTGGCCGGAGAGGTCGAAGCGGGCCAGTTCGGCGCCGCCGGCCTGGTCGACCACGCGGATGTAGGCGCTGCCGAGCTGGCCGAAATTCTGCCGGCGCTGCTCG includes:
- a CDS encoding TerD family protein, translated to MGVALTKGGNVSLSKQAPGLTAVRVGLGWQVAAVAGTGHDLDASALLCGASGAVLSDQHFVFFNNLTSPDGSVRHSGSRPTGEDREQIEVDLAAVPPEVAKIVFPVSIYEAEQRRQNFGQLGSAYIRVVDQAGGAELARFDLSGQAATETAMVFGELYRHGTDWKFRAIGQGYASGLAGIAQDYGVDVLRSDPAPAAPTTPTGPAAPPAPPTPTATSVAVATAAGAVPAGSGRTSGTSPQPTGSSDMTCFFDPNHGPGMTPVMWSPQWGVPRQIQTCGGCAQRVQTTAPPFYTPAQAGYPQAAQPGYPQQAQPGYPQQGYPQQPDHQQGGGRRFGAGALIGAGAAGLVGGALLNEAFDDDEPEVVVNNYYEGDEY